Proteins encoded in a region of the Caldanaerobius fijiensis DSM 17918 genome:
- the rnmV gene encoding ribonuclease M5: MLKEVIVVEGRDDLYAVKRAVDADVIVTDGFRLKRETIDLIRMAQRKRGVIVLTDPDHAGEAIRRKISSLVKGVKHAFIPRDEATLHDDVGVENASPESIVRALEKARVERIDKEDVFTMEDMINAKLVGNQKASIRRAKLGAILGIGYANAGQFLKRLNTYNISREEFMKALESIQ; encoded by the coding sequence ATGTTAAAAGAAGTTATTGTGGTAGAGGGAAGGGATGATCTATACGCTGTTAAGAGAGCAGTAGATGCAGATGTGATTGTAACAGATGGATTTAGATTAAAAAGAGAAACAATAGATCTAATTCGCATGGCTCAAAGGAAACGAGGAGTAATTGTATTGACAGATCCAGATCATGCAGGTGAAGCAATCAGGAGGAAAATATCGTCGCTGGTAAAAGGTGTGAAGCACGCTTTTATACCAAGGGATGAAGCGACATTGCATGATGACGTAGGGGTAGAAAATGCTTCGCCTGAGAGCATTGTGAGGGCATTAGAAAAAGCTAGAGTAGAGAGAATAGATAAAGAAGATGTATTTACGATGGAGGACATGATAAATGCAAAACTGGTAGGTAATCAAAAGGCTTCGATAAGAAGGGCAAAGCTGGGCGCTATTTTAGGTATAGGTTATGCCAATGCCGGACAGTTTTTAAAAAGGTTAAATACTTACAACATATCGAGAGAAGAATTTATGAAGGCTTTAGAAAGTATTCAATGA